One Mycolicibacterium rufum genomic window, GCGCCTCCATCCCGACGATCCGTCCCGTGTGCAGGTCGAACTGCGGTTGATACACCAGGCGCAGCCCGGCGTGGTCGATCGCGTGCCGCAGGTCGTCGAGCATCGGCGAGAGGGCGGCCGGGGGTGGGGCGGCCGCGGCGGCGTCCGCACGGAGCCGACGATTCTCCGCGAGGATCACGAACTGCCGGATCACCACCGCCACCACGATCACCGCCACGGCGACGAACACCGGTCCCAGCCCGGCGATCAGCACGGGCGTGCACAGCACCGCCGACAGCAGCACGGGCACGTACGGCAGCCACTTCGACACCGCCGTGGCAGGCCGGCGGGCCTCGGCGGAGGGTCCGCGGGCCGCGGACAGCGCGCCGGCCCCGAGCAGGGCGAAACCCCAGGCCCAGCCGATCGCGATTTCATGGTGGTCGTTGTAGCCGTTCGTCGCGGTCAGGTAGGCGAACGCGGTGTCGGAGGCGGCGATCGCGAGCAGCCCGACGGTCACCAGGGCCAGCGGCGGGCGCCGCGACGCCGACGCGCGTAGGCACATCAGCACGGCGACGGTGATCAGCGCGATGTCGACCACCGGATAGACGAGCGACATCGCGACCGTCACCACATCGTGGGGCTGCGCCGCGTACACCGTCTGCAACCACGTCACCCAGGCGGCGCCGAAGATGGCCGCCGCGACGATCAGCCCGTCGAGCAGCACGCGCAACTGGGTACCCGACGGCGATGCCGTGAGCAGCACGATCAGGCACAGGCCGGCACCGGCGAGAAACGACAGATACCCGGCGTCGGCCCAGGACGGGAAGGGCGCGGTGCCGGCGACGAGGTCGTAGTAACTCCACATCGCTTCCCCGGCGGCCCACCCGCCGGCCCCGATCGCCAGGAACGCCCAGGCGACACGCTCCCGGCCCTGCAGCACCACCGCCGCACGCCCGGCGCACAGCGCCGCGGCGAGCGCGAAGAACACGAGCCCGACGTCGTCGAGAACGCGGATGAGGGCCGGGCCGCCCCAACCGCCGCTCAACCAGGCGCCATACCCGGCGCCGACGGTCACAGCACCCGCCGACACCCCCCGGAGATACGGCATAGAGCGGATCCTAGCAATTTCTGATATCGCAAGGAACCAGAGGCTGCACTCCGTTGGTCATTTGCTGTGACCGAGAATTCTGCCGAAGAGAGGTAGCAGGGCTCTTGATATGCGACGGCCACTCTGCTGCAGTATTTGCAGCGGCATCAATATCGAGCGGCTACCGTCACATCTGGCAAACAGCTAGGGCAGCGCGTTCACCAGCTTTTCGACCGAGACCCGGGGGCCGGTGAAGAACGGAGTCTCCTCGCGCACGTGCTTGCGGGCGTCGGTGGCCCGCAGGTCACGCATCAGATCGACGATGCGGTGCAGTTCCGGGGCCTCGAAGGCCAGCAGCCACTCGTAGTCGCCGAGCGCGAAGGCCGGCACGGTGTTCGCGCGAACGTCCTTGTAGCCGCGTGCGGCCATGCCGTGCTCGGCGAGCATGCGGCGGCGTTCGTCATCGGGGAGCAGGTACCACTCGAGCGACCGCACGAACGGATACACACAGATGTAGGCGCCGGGTTCCTCGCCGGCGAGGAACGCAGGCACGTGGCTCTTGTTGAACTCGGCCGGCCGGTGCAGCGCCACGTTGCTCCACACCGGGGTCGACGCGCGGCCCAGCGTGGTGGTCCGGCGGAAGTCGGCATAGGTGGCCTGCAGGGCCTCGATGGTCTCGGCGTGCGTCCAGATCATGAAATCGGCGTCGGCGCGCATGCCGGCGACGTCGTAGAGTCCCCGCACCACCACACCGTTGTCCTCCTGGTGCTTGAGGAACGTCGCCGTCTCGTCGACGATCCCGGCCCGCGCATCGTCGCCGTCGGCCAGCACCCCCGGCTTGACCGCGAACACCGAGAACATCAGGTAGCGGAGGGTGGAGTTGATCGCGTCGAAGTCGAGCTTGGCCATGGATCTATCGTGCCACGATCGCCGCGACCGCCCGGGTCGCGGCCGCCACACAGGCGGGCACCCCGATGCCGTCCAGGTAGGCACCCGCGACCGCGAGCCCCGCCGGCAGGCCCGCCCGCAGTTCCGCCGCCAGCTCGGCGTGCCCGGGTCCGTACTGCGGCAGCGCGTCGAGCCAGCGCACCACCAGGCTGTCCTCCGGCTCGACGGTGATCCCGAACAGCGTCGTCAGGTCCTGCTCGGACCAGGTCAGCAACTCCTCGTCGCCGGCGCGGCGCGCCAGGTCGTCGTCGAACCGGCCGAAGGACAGCCGCACCAACTCGACCGAACCGCGCCGCCCCCACTTGCGCGACGACAGGGTGACCGCCTTGGCGTGCAGGCGGCCGCGGCCGGCGACCAGCACGCCGGACTGCTCCGGCAGCGGGGTGCCACCGGGCAGCGCGAGCGCCACCACCGCGGCCGACGCGACCCGGACGCGGCGGGCCGCCGCGGCGGTACGCGGGGCGACGTCGGCGACGAGCGCGGCGAGCCGGGGCGCCGGGACCGCGAGCACCACGGCGTCGGCGGGCCAGCGGGCGCCCTCGTCGTCGACGACCTCCCAGCCCTGGGCCGCAGGACGCACCGTCGCGGCCGCCACCTGCGCCCAGGTCAGACCCGACCGCCGGACCAGTTCGTCGATCAGCACCGCGTAGCCGCCGTCGAGCGCGCCGAACACCGACCCCGGCTGGGGCGGCGGCAGCGCCGTGCAGACCGCCTCGGTCAGGCTGCGGGCGCCGCGGTCCAGCGCGGTGGCGATCGTCGGCGCGGCCGAGCGCAGCCCGATCGTCGCCGCGGATCCGGCGTAGACACCGCCCAGCAGCGGGTCGACCGAGCGGATCACGACCTGTTCGCCGAACCGGTCGCCGACGAGTTCGGCGACCGTCGGGTCGGCCCCGGGACTCCAGGACAGCGGGCGACGCGGCTCGTCGAGCATCCACCGGATCGTCGCGTCGTCGACGAGGCCGGTGAGCGCTGAGGGCCGCGACGGGATGCCGTTGACGGTGTCCTTGGGCAGCGGGTGGGTGCGGCCCTCGCTGTAGATCAGCGGCCGGGCGCCCGTGGTGGTGAGCTGGCGGCCCGACAGGCCGAGTTCGCCGAGCAGGGCGGGCACCTCGGGCCTGCGGGTGACGAAGGCCTCGGCGCCGACGTCGAGCGGCTGACCGCCGAGGCGTTCGGTGCGCAGCACCCCGCCCAGCCGGTCGGCCGGGTCGAGCAGCGTGATGGTGGCGTCCGGGCCGGCCGCGACCCGCAACCGGTACGCCGCGACCAGACCTGAGATGCCGCCGCCCACAACGCAATACCGGGCGGCCCTGGGCGCGCTCACAGCTCGTGCACCAGCGCCACGGCTTCGGTGATGACGTCGGGATCGGTCGCGGGCAGCACGCCGTGGCCGAGGTTGAACACATGCCCGACCGCGCCGGCGTCGACGGCTCGCCTGCCGTCCTCCACGACCGCGCGCACCGCGCGCTCGACCACCGGCCGGCCCGCGAGCAGCACCACCGGGTCGAGATTGCCCTGCAGGGCGACGCCCCGCTGCACCCGGGCGGCGGCGTCGGTCAGCGAGGTACGCCAGTCCACCCCGACCACCGCGGGCACGCCGTGGCCCGCCCCGCCACCGTGGACGGCCTCCGACATCGCGCCGAGCAGTTCGGCGGTGCCGACCCCGAAGTGCGTCATCGGCACCCCGTGCCCGGCCAGCGCGGCGAACACCCGCGCGCTGTGGGGCAGCACGTAGCTGCGGTAGTCGGCCAGCGACAGCGTCCCGGCCCAGGAGTCGAAGACCTGGATGGCGTCGACGCCGGCCTCGATCTGGGTCTGCAGGAACGCGATCGTCACATCGGTCAGCGCGGTCATCAGCGCGGTCCAGGTGTCGGTCTCCCCCAGCATCATCGCCTTGGTGTGCTCGTGGTTGCGGCTCGGACCGCCCTCGACCAGGTAGGACGCCAGCGTGAACGGGGCGCCCGCGAAACCGATCAGCGGGACCTCGCCGAGCTCGCCGACCAGCTGACCGATGGCGGCCGCAACGGGCGCGACCCGGTCGCGGTCCAGGGCCGTGACCGCGCCGACGTCGTCGCGGGTCCGGATCGGGTGCTCGATGACGGGGCCCACGTCGGGCACGATGTCCAGCGCGATGCCGGCGGCACGCAGCGGCACGACGATGTCGGAGAACAGGATCGCCGCGTCCACGTCGTGGCGCCGGACCGGCTGCAGGGTGATCTCGGTGATCAGGTCCGCGTCGAAGCAGGCCTGCATCATCGTGTTCTTCGCCCGCAGCGCCCGGTACTCGGGAAGCGACCGTCCGGCCTGCCGCATCATCCAGACCGGGATCCGGGAGGGTTTGCGGCCGGCGACGGCGGCCAGGTAGGGCGATTCGGGCAGCTCGCGGCGCGTGTTCATCGGTCCCTATGCTGCCATGCCCGGTGTGCCCCGATTCGGCGCGCCATGAGCACAGACCTATGGAAATGGACTAGCGTCTTTGCGCGTGACCACCGCCGAACCGGCTCAATTCCGTGAAGCGGTGGCGGCGATGAATGCCACCACCGTGCGACCGGAGATCGAGCTGGGGCCGATCCGCCCCCCGCAGCGCCTGGCGCCCTACAGCTACGCGCTGGGCGCCGAGGTCAAGCATGCCGAGGCGACGGTCATCCCGGAGCGTTCCGACGGGGACGCCTTCGGGCGGC contains:
- a CDS encoding protoporphyrinogen oxidase, which encodes MSAPRAARYCVVGGGISGLVAAYRLRVAAGPDATITLLDPADRLGGVLRTERLGGQPLDVGAEAFVTRRPEVPALLGELGLSGRQLTTTGARPLIYSEGRTHPLPKDTVNGIPSRPSALTGLVDDATIRWMLDEPRRPLSWSPGADPTVAELVGDRFGEQVVIRSVDPLLGGVYAGSAATIGLRSAAPTIATALDRGARSLTEAVCTALPPPQPGSVFGALDGGYAVLIDELVRRSGLTWAQVAAATVRPAAQGWEVVDDEGARWPADAVVLAVPAPRLAALVADVAPRTAAAARRVRVASAAVVALALPGGTPLPEQSGVLVAGRGRLHAKAVTLSSRKWGRRGSVELVRLSFGRFDDDLARRAGDEELLTWSEQDLTTLFGITVEPEDSLVVRWLDALPQYGPGHAELAAELRAGLPAGLAVAGAYLDGIGVPACVAAATRAVAAIVAR
- the hemE gene encoding uroporphyrinogen decarboxylase, giving the protein MNTRRELPESPYLAAVAGRKPSRIPVWMMRQAGRSLPEYRALRAKNTMMQACFDADLITEITLQPVRRHDVDAAILFSDIVVPLRAAGIALDIVPDVGPVIEHPIRTRDDVGAVTALDRDRVAPVAAAIGQLVGELGEVPLIGFAGAPFTLASYLVEGGPSRNHEHTKAMMLGETDTWTALMTALTDVTIAFLQTQIEAGVDAIQVFDSWAGTLSLADYRSYVLPHSARVFAALAGHGVPMTHFGVGTAELLGAMSEAVHGGGAGHGVPAVVGVDWRTSLTDAAARVQRGVALQGNLDPVVLLAGRPVVERAVRAVVEDGRRAVDAGAVGHVFNLGHGVLPATDPDVITEAVALVHEL
- the hemQ gene encoding hydrogen peroxide-dependent heme synthase translates to MAKLDFDAINSTLRYLMFSVFAVKPGVLADGDDARAGIVDETATFLKHQEDNGVVVRGLYDVAGMRADADFMIWTHAETIEALQATYADFRRTTTLGRASTPVWSNVALHRPAEFNKSHVPAFLAGEEPGAYICVYPFVRSLEWYLLPDDERRRMLAEHGMAARGYKDVRANTVPAFALGDYEWLLAFEAPELHRIVDLMRDLRATDARKHVREETPFFTGPRVSVEKLVNALP
- a CDS encoding EAL domain-containing protein; translated protein: MPYLRGVSAGAVTVGAGYGAWLSGGWGGPALIRVLDDVGLVFFALAAALCAGRAAVVLQGRERVAWAFLAIGAGGWAAGEAMWSYYDLVAGTAPFPSWADAGYLSFLAGAGLCLIVLLTASPSGTQLRVLLDGLIVAAAIFGAAWVTWLQTVYAAQPHDVVTVAMSLVYPVVDIALITVAVLMCLRASASRRPPLALVTVGLLAIAASDTAFAYLTATNGYNDHHEIAIGWAWGFALLGAGALSAARGPSAEARRPATAVSKWLPYVPVLLSAVLCTPVLIAGLGPVFVAVAVIVVAVVIRQFVILAENRRLRADAAAAAPPPAALSPMLDDLRHAIDHAGLRLVYQPQFDLHTGRIVGMEALIRWPHPCQGLLGPDQFLPLVNKRALMSSLTSAVLDLALDDAAMWYSAGFRVPVAINVFAPTISDPKLTADITAGLRRRGLPPETLIVEITEDRLLADMEGTRAALTTLRDKGIRVALDDFGSGYSALWYLRDLPVDQVKLDREFIAPILEHPTSATIVRAVIGMAHALGLTPVAEGVESAEIADRLCEYGCPVAQGFYFSRPLPGADMLGLLEAQRRDDPAAPREVTVGRAPDAVRSS